One genomic segment of Hevea brasiliensis isolate MT/VB/25A 57/8 chromosome 3, ASM3005281v1, whole genome shotgun sequence includes these proteins:
- the LOC110664739 gene encoding lycopene beta cyclase, chloroplastic/chromoplastic encodes MDTLLKTHNKLEFLPQLHVFPEKASNVGSMKLRNPELRFCLHKSYKKRVRNGCVKATSSTLLELVPETKKENLEFDLPMCDPSKGLVVDLAVVGGGPAGLAVAQQVSKAGLSVCLIDPSPKLIWPNNYGVWVDEFEAMDLLDCLDTTWSGAVVYIDDKTKKDLGRPYGRVNRKQLKSKMLQKCLSNGVKFHQAKVVKVVHEESESLLICNDGVTIHAAVVLDATGFSRCLVQYDKPYNPGYQVAYGILAEVEEHPFDIDKMVFMDWRDSHLDNNLEVKERNRKIPTFLYAMPFSSGRIFLEETSLVARPGVPMEDIQERMVARLRHLGIKVKSIEEDERCVIPMGGPLPVLPQRVVGIGGTAGMVHPSTGYMVARTLAAAPIVANSIVQYLGSGRGLSGNELAAEVWKDLWPIQRRRQREFFCFGMDILLKLDLQATRRFFDAFFDLEPHYWHGFLSSRLFLPELIFFGLSLFSHASNTSRIEIMTKGTLPLVYMINNLVQDRE; translated from the coding sequence ATGGATACTTTATTGAAAACACATAACAAGCTTGAATTCCTGCCTCAACTTCATGTGTTCCCAGAGAAAGCGAGTAATGTGGGCTCTATGAAGCTTCGAAACCCAGAGCTTAGGTTTTGTCTGCATAAGTCTTATAAAAAAAGGGTAAGAAATGGTTGTGTTAAGGCTACCAGTAGTACTCTTTTGGAGCTTGTACCAGAGACCAAGAAGGAAAATCTTGAATTTGACCTGCCTATGTGTGACCCATCAAAAGGACTCGTGGTTGACCTTGCAGTTGTGGGTGGTGGCCCTGCAGGGCTTGCAGTTGCACAACAAGTCTCGAAGGCAGGGCTTTCTGTTTGTTTGATCGACCCATCTCCCAAATTGATTTGGCCTAATAATTATGGTGTTTGGGTGGATGAATTTGAGGCCATGGATTTGCTTGATTGTCTTGATACCACCTGGTCTGGTGCTGTGGTCTACATTGATGACAAAACAAAGAAAGATCTTGGTAGACCGTATGGTAGGGTTAATAGGAAGCAGCTAAAGTCAAAAATGCTACAAAAATGCCTATCCAATGGTGTTAAGTTTCATCAAGCTAAAGTTGTCAAGGTTGTTCATGAGGAATCTGAATCCTTATTGATTTGCAATGATGGTGTTACAATACATGCTGCTGTGGTGCTTGATGCAACTGGCTTTTCTAGATGCCTTGTTCAGTATGATAAGCCATATAATCCAGGTTATCAAGTGGCTTATGGAATTTTAGCCGAGGTAGAAGAGCACCCATTTGACATAGATAAGATGGTTTTTATGGATTGGAGAGATTCACATTTGGATAATAATTTGGAGGTAAAAGAGAGAAATAGAAAGATCCCTACTTTTTTATATGCAATGCCCTTTTCTTCAGGGAGAATATTTCTCGAAGAAACTTCTCTAGTTGCTCGGCCTGGAGTACCCATGGAAGATATCCAGGAAAGGATGGTGGCTAGATTAAGGCACCTAGGCATAAAAGTGAAAAGTATTGAAGAAGACGAACGATGTGTCATCCCAATGGGTGGTCCCCTTCCCGTCCTGCCTCAAAGAGTTGTTGGAATTGGTGGTACAGCTGGCATGGTTCACCCTTCAACTGGGTATATGGTAGCGAGAACTCTAGCTGCAGCTCCAATAGTTGCCAATTCCATAGTCCAGTACCTTGGTTCTGGTAGAGGCCTCTCAGGGAATGAATTGGCAGCAGAAGTTTGGAAAGATTTATGGCCCATACAGAGGAGGAGACAAAGGGAGTTCTTCTGTTTTGGAATGGATATTCTGTTGAAGCTTGATTTACAAGCCACAAGAAGGTTTTTTGATGCATTCTTTGACCTGGAACCTCATTATTGGCATGGTTTTTTGTCGTCTCGACTATTTCTCCCTGAGCTTATATTTTTTGGTCTTTCATTGTTTTCCCATGCTTCTAATACTTCCAGGATAGAGATTATGACAAAGGGTACTCTTCCTTTGGTTTACATGATCAACAATTTAGTACAAGATAGAGAatag
- the LOC110664740 gene encoding UPF0481 protein At3g47200-like has protein sequence MSRRDQEAKTTIEVQATKVARAEADQASGSHDQLVDENKATGSHSQLIEESQKLSILIHEKPRSTCSWQDRLNSLKLGPENENPASRIQKVPFMLRENKEFEKYYKPKMVAIGPIHHRDPNFEFTEKRKHIVAGDFIKEHGIDAENLYDKIMDGLGNLKMRYVEDVIKDYTDDELAWMFLVDGCAILHFIHCVVNDEKNDPQYSAKLEKFNFKKNQVAYAQQDLFLFENQLPYQLLELLISSVVQNKEREDIRESIRNFIDMNLMTPESTTKSRQGRRKPSKSHLLELLWEELTDGILPQSGGLTMHSFRNVKELMTSGIQLKASSENSLNISFNQFCFTGTLQIPSLVVDDSTAAKFLNLIAYEMCPDFMNDFQVTSYICFLDSLIDHPEDVQELRKAKILINVLGSDNEVAELFNKIGNDLVPNPDIYGTVKDNIEKYYNSKWTTYSAEAYHSYFSSPWTFLAFLGALLGLFFSAVQAYFSLPSKSC, from the coding sequence ATGTCCAGAAGGGATCAAGAAGCCAAAACCACCATTGAAGTGCAAGCAACGAAGGTTGCCAGAGCAGAAGCAGATCAAGCAAGCGGAAGCCATGACCAGCTAGTTGATGAGAACAAAGCTACTGGAAGCCATAGCCAACTTATTGAGGAGAGCCAGAAGCTGAGCATCCTAATCCATGAAAAACCAAGGAGCACCTGCAGTTGGCAGGACAGGTTGAATTCCTTGAAGCTGGGACCTGAAAATGAAAATCCCGCTTCACGGATACAGAAAGTTCCATTCATGCTCAGGGAGAACAAGGAATTCGAGAAGTATTACAAACCAAAGATGGTTGCAATTGGTCCTATCCACCATCGTGATCCCAATTTTGAGTTCACTGAGAAGAGGAAGCATATAGTAGCTGGTGATTTCATCAAAGAACATGGGATAGATGCAGAAAATCTTTATGACAAGATTATGGATGGTTTGGGCAATTTGAAAATGCGCTATGTAGAGGATGTGATAAAGGACTATACGGATGATGAGCTCGCCTGGATGTTCCTGGTGGATGGATGCGCAATCCTGCATTTTATACATTGTGTTGTGAATGATGAGAAAAATGATCCACAATATTCTGCAAAGTTGGAGAAATTCAACTTCAAGAAAAACCAGGTGGCGTATGCTCAACAGGATTTGTTCTTGTTCGAGAATCAACTTCCTTATCAACTCCTTGAGCTATTGATAAGCTCGGTAGTTCAGAATAAGGAGAGGGAAGATATCAGAGAGTCTATCAGAAACTTCATTGATATGAACCTGATGACTCCAGAATCAACAACAAAGAGCAGACAAGGCCGAAGAAAACCTTCAAAGAGTCATCTTCTTGAGCTTCTGTGGGAAGAACTTACAGATGGAATATTGCCACAGAGTGGCGGATTGACAATGCACTCGTTCCGTAATGTCAAAGAGCTCATGACATCAGGGATCCAGTTGAAAGCAAGTAGTGAAAATTCCTTAAACATTTCATTCAATCAATTTTGCTTCACAGGAACCTTACAAATTCCTTCCCTGGTTGTAGACGATTCGACAGCAGCCAAGTTCTTGAACCTAATAGCATACGAAATGTGCCCTGATTTCATGAATGATTTTCAGGTCACCTCCTACATATGCTTCCTGGATTCGCTCATTGATCATCCTGAAGATGTCCAGGAGCTTAGAAAGGCGAAAATTCTCATAAATGTCCTTGGCAGTGACAATGAAGTTGCTGAACTCTTCAACAAGATAGGTAATGACTTGGTCCCAAACCCTGATATATATGGCACTGTCAAAGATAATATCGAAAAATACTATAACAGCAAATGGACAACCTATTCAGCTGAGGCCTATCACAGCTATTTCAGTAGTCCCTGGACTTTCCTAGCTTTTCTTGGTGCCTTGCTTGGACTTTTTTTCTCTGCTGTTCAGGCTTATTTCTCACTCCCTTCTAAAAGTTGTTAG